The following proteins come from a genomic window of Elgaria multicarinata webbii isolate HBS135686 ecotype San Diego chromosome 10, rElgMul1.1.pri, whole genome shotgun sequence:
- the RBM47 gene encoding RNA-binding protein 47 isoform X2: MTAEDSAARMSNDSSNLQTNKVPEGVAGAPNEAALLQLIERTGYTMVQENGQRKYGGPPPGWEGLQPPRGCEVFVGKIPRDVYEDELVPVFEAAGRIYEMRLMMDFDGKNRGYAFVMYTQKYEAKHAIKELNNYEIRPGRLLGVCSSVDNCRLFIGGIPKMKKREEILEEISKVTEGVLDVIVYASAADKMKNRGFAFVEYGSHRAAAMARRKLMPGRIQLWGHQIAVDWAEPEIDVDEDVMETVKILYVRNLMIETTEDTIKKVFGQFNPGCVERVKKIRDYAFVHFTSREDAVQAMNNLNGTELEGSCLEVTLAKPVDKEQYTRYQKAAKGGGGGGTTTEVTQQPNYVYSCDPYTLAYYGYPYNALIGPNREYFVKAGTIRGRGRGAAGNRAPGPRVAIPTIGTQYSMFQAAPTAKMMEDGKIHAVEHIISPITVQQDPASAAAAAAAAAGVIPAVSTPPPFQGRPITPVYTMAPNVQRIPTAGIYGASYVPFAAPAAATATIATLQKNAAAAAAAAAAYGGYAGYIPQAFPAATIQVPIHDIYQTY, translated from the exons ATGACAGCTGAAGATTCTGCTGCTAGGATGAGTAACGATTCCTCCAACCTCCAGACAAATAAAGTCCCTGAAGGTGTGGCTGGTGCACCCAATGAGGCTGCACTATTGCAACTAATAGAGCGCACTGGATATACCATGGTTCAAGAGAATGGGCAGCGCAAGTATGGTGGACCACCACCGGGCTGGGAAGGGCTGCAGCCGCCTCGTGGATGTGAAGTCTTTGTGGGTAAAATTCCTCGCGATGTCTATGAAGATGAGCTGGTCCCTGTGTTTGAGGCTGCTGGACGGATCTATGAAATGCGCCTGATGATGGACTTTGATGGAAAAAACCGTGGTTATGCGTTTGTAATGTATACTCAAAAATATGAAGCCAAACATGCTATCAAAGAACTGAACAATTATGAAATCCGTCCTGGTAGGCTGTTAGGGGTGTGTTCCAGTGTGGATAACTGTAGACTGTTCATTGGAGGAATCCCCAAgatgaaaaaaagagaagaaattttaGAAGAGATCTCTAAGGTGACGGAAGGTGTGCTGGATGTCATTGTATATGCCAGTGCAGCAGATAAGATGAAAAACAGAGGATTTGCATTTGTAGAGTATGGAAGCCACAGAGCAGCCGCTATGGCAAGGAGGAAGTTGATGCCTGGGAGAATCCAACTTTGGGGACACCAGATTGCTGTTGACTGGGCAGAGCCAGAAATAGATGTTGATGAAGATGTCATGGAGACCGTAAAAATCCTGTATGTGAGGAATTTAATGATTGAAACCACAGAGGATACAATTAAAAAAGTCTTTGGTCAGTTTAACCCTGGTTGTGTAGAGCGGGTTAAAAAAATACGAGACTATGCCTTTGTACACTTCACAAGCCGGGAAGATGCAGTTCAAGCCATGAATAACCTCAATGGCACTGAACTAGAAGGATCCTGTCTGGAAGTTACCTTAGCCAAGCCAGTAGACAAAGAGCAGTACACTCGCTACCAGAAAGCAgcgaaaggaggaggaggaggaggaacaacaaCAGAAGTTACTCAGCAACCTAACTATGTTTACTCTTGTGATCCATACACCCTAGCATATTATGGATATCCATATAATGCTCTGATTGGTCCAAATCGAGAATATTTTGTGAAAG CAGGCACTATTAGAGGCAGAGGACGAGGTGCAGCAGGCAACAGAGCCCCCGGCCCAAGAG TGGCTATCCCAACTATTGGTACCCAGTATTCCATGTTTCAAGCAGCACCAACAGCAAAGATGATGGAAGATGGGAAAATCCATGCAGTTGAGCATATCATCAGCCCCATTACCGTCCAACAGGATCCAGCTAGTgctgcggcagcagcagcggcagcagcaggtgTAATACCTGCAGTTTCAACACCTCCTCCTTTTCAG GGGCGTCCAATAACTCCTGTGTACACCATGGCTCCAAATGTGCAGAGAATTCCCACTGCAGGAATTTATGGCGCAAGTTATGTTCCATTTGCTGCTCCGGCTGCTGCAACAGCGACGATAGCCACACTACAGAAGaacgccgctgccgccgccgctgccgccgctgcctatGGAGGATATGCCGGATATATCCCTCAGGCATTTCCAGCTGCAACTATCCAGGTTCCAATCCACGATATCTACCAAACCTATTAA
- the RBM47 gene encoding RNA-binding protein 47 isoform X1 — MTAEDSAARMSNDSSNLQTNKVPEGVAGAPNEAALLQLIERTGYTMVQENGQRKYGGPPPGWEGLQPPRGCEVFVGKIPRDVYEDELVPVFEAAGRIYEMRLMMDFDGKNRGYAFVMYTQKYEAKHAIKELNNYEIRPGRLLGVCSSVDNCRLFIGGIPKMKKREEILEEISKVTEGVLDVIVYASAADKMKNRGFAFVEYGSHRAAAMARRKLMPGRIQLWGHQIAVDWAEPEIDVDEDVMETVKILYVRNLMIETTEDTIKKVFGQFNPGCVERVKKIRDYAFVHFTSREDAVQAMNNLNGTELEGSCLEVTLAKPVDKEQYTRYQKAAKGGGGGGTTTEVTQQPNYVYSCDPYTLAYYGYPYNALIGPNREYFVKAGTIRGRGRGAAGNRAPGPRGSYLGGYSAGRGIYSRYHEGKGKQQEKGYELVPNLELSAVSPVAIKPGTVAIPTIGTQYSMFQAAPTAKMMEDGKIHAVEHIISPITVQQDPASAAAAAAAAAGVIPAVSTPPPFQGRPITPVYTMAPNVQRIPTAGIYGASYVPFAAPAAATATIATLQKNAAAAAAAAAAYGGYAGYIPQAFPAATIQVPIHDIYQTY, encoded by the exons ATGACAGCTGAAGATTCTGCTGCTAGGATGAGTAACGATTCCTCCAACCTCCAGACAAATAAAGTCCCTGAAGGTGTGGCTGGTGCACCCAATGAGGCTGCACTATTGCAACTAATAGAGCGCACTGGATATACCATGGTTCAAGAGAATGGGCAGCGCAAGTATGGTGGACCACCACCGGGCTGGGAAGGGCTGCAGCCGCCTCGTGGATGTGAAGTCTTTGTGGGTAAAATTCCTCGCGATGTCTATGAAGATGAGCTGGTCCCTGTGTTTGAGGCTGCTGGACGGATCTATGAAATGCGCCTGATGATGGACTTTGATGGAAAAAACCGTGGTTATGCGTTTGTAATGTATACTCAAAAATATGAAGCCAAACATGCTATCAAAGAACTGAACAATTATGAAATCCGTCCTGGTAGGCTGTTAGGGGTGTGTTCCAGTGTGGATAACTGTAGACTGTTCATTGGAGGAATCCCCAAgatgaaaaaaagagaagaaattttaGAAGAGATCTCTAAGGTGACGGAAGGTGTGCTGGATGTCATTGTATATGCCAGTGCAGCAGATAAGATGAAAAACAGAGGATTTGCATTTGTAGAGTATGGAAGCCACAGAGCAGCCGCTATGGCAAGGAGGAAGTTGATGCCTGGGAGAATCCAACTTTGGGGACACCAGATTGCTGTTGACTGGGCAGAGCCAGAAATAGATGTTGATGAAGATGTCATGGAGACCGTAAAAATCCTGTATGTGAGGAATTTAATGATTGAAACCACAGAGGATACAATTAAAAAAGTCTTTGGTCAGTTTAACCCTGGTTGTGTAGAGCGGGTTAAAAAAATACGAGACTATGCCTTTGTACACTTCACAAGCCGGGAAGATGCAGTTCAAGCCATGAATAACCTCAATGGCACTGAACTAGAAGGATCCTGTCTGGAAGTTACCTTAGCCAAGCCAGTAGACAAAGAGCAGTACACTCGCTACCAGAAAGCAgcgaaaggaggaggaggaggaggaacaacaaCAGAAGTTACTCAGCAACCTAACTATGTTTACTCTTGTGATCCATACACCCTAGCATATTATGGATATCCATATAATGCTCTGATTGGTCCAAATCGAGAATATTTTGTGAAAG CAGGCACTATTAGAGGCAGAGGACGAGGTGCAGCAGGCAACAGAGCCCCCGGCCCAAGAGGTTCGTACCTGGGGGGATATTCTGCAGGCCGTGGCATTTATAGCAGATATCatgaagggaaaggaaaacagCAAGAAAAAGGATATGAGCTTGTACCCAATTTGGAATTGTCTGCTGTCAGCCCAGTTGCAATTAAGCCGGGCACAG TGGCTATCCCAACTATTGGTACCCAGTATTCCATGTTTCAAGCAGCACCAACAGCAAAGATGATGGAAGATGGGAAAATCCATGCAGTTGAGCATATCATCAGCCCCATTACCGTCCAACAGGATCCAGCTAGTgctgcggcagcagcagcggcagcagcaggtgTAATACCTGCAGTTTCAACACCTCCTCCTTTTCAG GGGCGTCCAATAACTCCTGTGTACACCATGGCTCCAAATGTGCAGAGAATTCCCACTGCAGGAATTTATGGCGCAAGTTATGTTCCATTTGCTGCTCCGGCTGCTGCAACAGCGACGATAGCCACACTACAGAAGaacgccgctgccgccgccgctgccgccgctgcctatGGAGGATATGCCGGATATATCCCTCAGGCATTTCCAGCTGCAACTATCCAGGTTCCAATCCACGATATCTACCAAACCTATTAA
- the RBM47 gene encoding RNA-binding protein 47 isoform X3 produces the protein MTAEDSAARMSNDSSNLQTNKVPEGVAGAPNEAALLQLIERTGYTMVQENGQRKYGGPPPGWEGLQPPRGCEVFVGKIPRDVYEDELVPVFEAAGRIYEMRLMMDFDGKNRGYAFVMYTQKYEAKHAIKELNNYEIRPGRLLGVCSSVDNCRLFIGGIPKMKKREEILEEISKVTEGVLDVIVYASAADKMKNRGFAFVEYGSHRAAAMARRKLMPGRIQLWGHQIAVDWAEPEIDVDEDVMETVKILYVRNLMIETTEDTIKKVFGQFNPGCVERVKKIRDYAFVHFTSREDAVQAMNNLNGTELEGSCLEVTLAKPVDKEQYTRYQKAAKGGGGGGTTTEVTQQPNYVYSCDPYTLAYYGYPYNALIGPNREYFVKVAIPTIGTQYSMFQAAPTAKMMEDGKIHAVEHIISPITVQQDPASAAAAAAAAAGVIPAVSTPPPFQGRPITPVYTMAPNVQRIPTAGIYGASYVPFAAPAAATATIATLQKNAAAAAAAAAAYGGYAGYIPQAFPAATIQVPIHDIYQTY, from the exons ATGACAGCTGAAGATTCTGCTGCTAGGATGAGTAACGATTCCTCCAACCTCCAGACAAATAAAGTCCCTGAAGGTGTGGCTGGTGCACCCAATGAGGCTGCACTATTGCAACTAATAGAGCGCACTGGATATACCATGGTTCAAGAGAATGGGCAGCGCAAGTATGGTGGACCACCACCGGGCTGGGAAGGGCTGCAGCCGCCTCGTGGATGTGAAGTCTTTGTGGGTAAAATTCCTCGCGATGTCTATGAAGATGAGCTGGTCCCTGTGTTTGAGGCTGCTGGACGGATCTATGAAATGCGCCTGATGATGGACTTTGATGGAAAAAACCGTGGTTATGCGTTTGTAATGTATACTCAAAAATATGAAGCCAAACATGCTATCAAAGAACTGAACAATTATGAAATCCGTCCTGGTAGGCTGTTAGGGGTGTGTTCCAGTGTGGATAACTGTAGACTGTTCATTGGAGGAATCCCCAAgatgaaaaaaagagaagaaattttaGAAGAGATCTCTAAGGTGACGGAAGGTGTGCTGGATGTCATTGTATATGCCAGTGCAGCAGATAAGATGAAAAACAGAGGATTTGCATTTGTAGAGTATGGAAGCCACAGAGCAGCCGCTATGGCAAGGAGGAAGTTGATGCCTGGGAGAATCCAACTTTGGGGACACCAGATTGCTGTTGACTGGGCAGAGCCAGAAATAGATGTTGATGAAGATGTCATGGAGACCGTAAAAATCCTGTATGTGAGGAATTTAATGATTGAAACCACAGAGGATACAATTAAAAAAGTCTTTGGTCAGTTTAACCCTGGTTGTGTAGAGCGGGTTAAAAAAATACGAGACTATGCCTTTGTACACTTCACAAGCCGGGAAGATGCAGTTCAAGCCATGAATAACCTCAATGGCACTGAACTAGAAGGATCCTGTCTGGAAGTTACCTTAGCCAAGCCAGTAGACAAAGAGCAGTACACTCGCTACCAGAAAGCAgcgaaaggaggaggaggaggaggaacaacaaCAGAAGTTACTCAGCAACCTAACTATGTTTACTCTTGTGATCCATACACCCTAGCATATTATGGATATCCATATAATGCTCTGATTGGTCCAAATCGAGAATATTTTGTGAAAG TGGCTATCCCAACTATTGGTACCCAGTATTCCATGTTTCAAGCAGCACCAACAGCAAAGATGATGGAAGATGGGAAAATCCATGCAGTTGAGCATATCATCAGCCCCATTACCGTCCAACAGGATCCAGCTAGTgctgcggcagcagcagcggcagcagcaggtgTAATACCTGCAGTTTCAACACCTCCTCCTTTTCAG GGGCGTCCAATAACTCCTGTGTACACCATGGCTCCAAATGTGCAGAGAATTCCCACTGCAGGAATTTATGGCGCAAGTTATGTTCCATTTGCTGCTCCGGCTGCTGCAACAGCGACGATAGCCACACTACAGAAGaacgccgctgccgccgccgctgccgccgctgcctatGGAGGATATGCCGGATATATCCCTCAGGCATTTCCAGCTGCAACTATCCAGGTTCCAATCCACGATATCTACCAAACCTATTAA